In one Brienomyrus brachyistius isolate T26 chromosome 7, BBRACH_0.4, whole genome shotgun sequence genomic region, the following are encoded:
- the LOC125746406 gene encoding macrophage mannose receptor 1, with product MDKRQRMLLLLLIVCGFFGSAFPQCDPGWRPYEERCYFFSVDTKSWSDAQADCEGKGSNLMSILDINERTWVRTQVGMDIYWIGLNDIVSEGLWEWSDGSVYYPYLAYWRPGQPDNWGDDEDCAQIIGSNNGQWNDEPCSVRRRYICKRLNPNPPVTCDTTHGWHQFASSCYKLKHSRESWASARLECLKEGGDLVSILSAEEEQYVTSRLDPSRFDLWIGFSTMNCTAVSCAVQPGNERFHWSDALSSTYHNWGDNEPNLGDKQNGICTAVIKEAGQEFGKWRAHVCRAERPYMCKRGLNTICPEGWLSFSGNCYWVVSNYGLLTSWHEAQTKCSSYGANLVTIQSESEQYFINAQLPDIHLTDVPDIWIGVSDKDHDGSFTWVDKTPVTFSNWKPEFPKDTKGLWDCGQIFTGNYNGKWETTNCFKNLGYICKMAGGQNTKPTAAPESHCDVGYLLFGDFCYHFEDEFVKTWQDAETYCANQNGHLASFHSEEEVSFLSAHMTRSSWLGLNDIQTEGHYVWTDGTPADFLPWDHNQPDNWQNNEDCIAMRGVDHTNPGYLNDQFCTTTFPFICKKAKGQGPPPVPPTSGPGWNEKCGSWTPDPFNDYCYLFNYLSMRNWASAHADCVNQGGNLLSITEPFEQAFIQAQIQAIPIGVAMWMGGHDSVTEGGWEWTDGLPFRYVHWAAGQPDDYFGEDCLSILVNTGYWNDDNCDHQRGYICKRRGNTPVPPPPHEGYYTVYACEDFSSVITCPHNSVINIQSAFFGRKNDKICPHETGASGTCTVPGILPLVRKSCDNRVFCFLYAHTEQDPCPSISKYLEVVYSCEQDVCVRGLGIEDGTIANSQLSASSSENGHGPEKARLNGDSCWMPSASANSWFQVNLGEVKKVTGVVIQGCAGADHWIETFRIQSSTDGIQWTNYDADGGIYPGSMDRNTPEKHLFGTPLAVQHIRLLPLQFNGQIGLRLDILGCKPDYAVTCGSKISFSFASDRKTVHCPAGCAVAPYDVYGTMTYRGDSSVCAAAIHAGVILNENGGDCTLLKMPGQSLYPGSTRNGITSKQYDGQFYTSFQFADGEMRCPDLDWYEFGDFCYKPFTDQKTWHAARTSCRKLGADLVSVLSLKEQSWLESYLFMVTSDMWIGLNDLEVQGFFTWSDRHEVLFTYWAPGEPNDHAGFNEDCVEMLRQNGRWNDVPCTEINTYMCKMLKNHYPASSIRPTIYGCPAGWDVYGYSCYWMEDSPKTWSEAKAFCDEKDSKLLHIMDIYEQAHFTVTMAGYTGFWWIGLRAKGSDFGGVDYIWDNGAPMTFSHWDRNQPDSGDGTCVAMTAGPGGGFWDDKGCSESFSFVCEKARNGISPPTRAPTPPPTQGCEPGWTAEPAFRNCYKLFVVEFAKKKSWQAAREDCVSRGAELVSIHSGYEEQFLSTYSKGKTKWIGLQRNAIDGGYQWSDGSSVSHTNWGHGEPNDHEGREDCVEMVTTNNGSSWWNDLNCDAHQDWICMIPKGKKPITPPEPPPPIPAPECGTNPGWRKHEGLCYYYNDTDIVDFHTAILRCWAEKSLLASINSKAEQEFVNTMVGTGQVASAWIGLRMFGIADGEYMWLDGSPVTYVHWGPGEPNNANGEEECVQIKRYPGTWNDENCGRAMAGYLCKKYPGDVHTMPPPTQPWTGHCPQGWMLFRNKCYLFKGNHKHQNEFQANWTFARNWCRTQGGDLAVIDDQYENDFVSSYIMDIIQPVWIGLSDILHEGQFAWSDGSPVRYTNWAEKEPNNGEEEEHCTAMTHNHLVTGRWNDDGCHRTRGWVCYMKKSNSIPEPPPTHSPCPAGYTSWYKNCYKLVEERKTWEEAQALCAQEKGNLASIDHSYEQAFIAGAVLQGKSDAWIGLRRNEDGSYKWSDSWPVFFTHWGPGEPSNHKDEGCVSMHSSMHLHGVWNDTSCTTTKHFICKITSEKPPATPAPGDGKCRPEWWPYGRYCYFVYNGKQGYSWPESRHYCQLAKAELTSLHSRAEVEFLRNINYTKYHNVWIGLTRDKSFGWAWTDLSSVGFLNWAPGEPNLAFHPGDVGTEDCVEMYPDGKWNDNNCMQKRGFACRHRQYYTTDDGGIVIPTDSSGSGNLYICRYPPNHPDGAIVGAVIGALILIGLIFGIIYYVFYVRGVKLSGISFPTISPRNTDAVNFSNPNFGGTSES from the exons ATGGACAAAAGACAGAGGATGCTGCTCCTGCTTTTAATCGTTTGTGGCTTTTTCGGTTCTG CGTTTCCTCAGTGTGATCCAGGCTGGCGACCATATGAAGAAAGATGCTACTTTTTTTCTGTTGATACGAAATCCTGGAGTGACGCGCAGGCAGACTGCGAGGGAAAGGGGAGCAACTTAATGAGCATCCTGGACATTAATGAGAGG ACATGGGTACGGACTCAAGTTGGGATGGACATCTACTGGATTGGGCTAAATGACATCGTTTCCGAGGGTCTGTGGGAGTGGAGTGACGGCAGTGTCTACTATCCCTATCTAGC GTATTGGAGACCAGGGCAGCCGGACAACTGGGGCGACGATGAGGACTGTGCTCAAATAATTGGGTCAAACAATGGCCAGTGGAATGATGAGCCATGCAGTGTCAGACGGCGGTACATCTGCAAGCGGCTCAATC CAAACCCACCGGTAACCTGTGACACGACCCACGGATGGCATCAGTTTGCTTCTAGTTGTTACAAGTTGAAACATTCCAGGGAGAGCTGGGCGTCAGCAAGGCTCGAGTGTCTGAAAGAAGGAGGGGACCTCGTGTCCATCCTGTCTGCCGAGGAGGAGCAGTATGTGACCAGCCGTTTGGATCCCAGCCGCTTTGACCTTTGGATTGGCTTCTCAACTATG AATTGTACTGCAGTATCATGTGCTGTTCAGCCTGGCAATGAACGATTTCATTGGTCGGATGCTTTGTCATCTACCTatcacaactggggagacaacgAGCCCAACCTCGG CGATAAACAGAATGGAATATGTACAGCCGTCATCAAGGAAGCGGGACAGGAATTTGGGAAGTGGCGGGCTCATGTGTGCCGTGCAGAGCGTCCCTATATGTGTAAAAGGGGACTGAATA CCATATGTCCTGAGGGATGGCTGAGCTTCAGTGGTAATTGTTACTGGGTGGTCAGTAATTATGGTTTACTGACCAGCTGGCATGAAGCTCAGACTAAGTGCTCAAGCTATGGGGCAAACCTAGTCACTATTCAAAG TGAATCTGAACAGTATTTTATCAATGCTCAGCTACCCGATATCCATCTAACCGATGTGCCTGATATCTGGATTGGGGTCTCAG ACAAGGATCATGATGGCAGCTTCACCTGGGTGGACAAAACTCCAGTCACCTTTTCAAACTGGAAACCTGAGTTTCCCAAGGACACAAAGGGTCTTTGGGACTGTGGTCAGATCTTCACAG GCAATTACAATGGAAAGTGGGAAACTACTAACTGCTTTAAAAATCTGGGTTATATCTGTAAAATGGCCGGAGGACAAAATACGAAACCAACTGCGGCTCCAG AGTCCCATTGTGACGTAGGATACCTTCTCTTCGGAGACTTTTGCTACCACTTCGAGGATGAATTCGTGAAGACGTGGCAAGACGCTGAAACATATTGTGCCAATCAAAATGGACATCTGGCCAGCTTCCATTCTGAAGAGGAAGTCAGCTTTTTGAGTG CTCATATGACAAGATCCTCATGGCTCGGCCTGAACGACATACAGACGGAAGGACATTATGTTTGGACTGATGGAACACCAGCA GATTTTCTACCGTGGGATCacaaccagccagataactggcAAAACAACGAGGACTGTATCGCCATGCGGGGCGTGGACCACACCAACCCCGGGTATCTCAACGATCAGTTCTGCACCACAACCTTCCCTTTTATCTGCAAAAAAG caAAAGGCCAAGGCCCCCCACCTGTACCTCCAACTTCTGGACCAG GATGGAATGAGAAGTGTGGGTCCTGGACGCCGGATCCCTTCAATGACTACTGCTACTTGTTCAACTACTTGTCCATGAGGAACTGGGCCAGCGCTCATGCCGACTGTGTCAACCAGGGGGGCAACCTCCTCAGCATCACAGAACCGTTCGAGCAGGCCTTCATCCAAG CTCAAATCCAAGCGATCCCCATTGGAGTGGCAATGTGGATGGGGGGTCACGACTCGGTTACAGAAGGAGGTTGGGAGTGGACCGACGGCTTGCCTTTCCGCTACGTGCACTGGGCAGCGG GTCAGCCCGATGACTACTTTGGTGAAGATTGTCTCTCCATCCTTGTGAACACGGGCTACTGGAACGACGATAACTGTGATCATCAAAGGGGTTATATCTGCAAGCGAAGGG GGAATACTCCTGTTCCCCCTCCTCCTCACGAAG GATATTACACCGTTTATGCCTGTGAAGACTTCAGCTCAGTTATCACCTGTCCTCACAACAGCGTCATAAACATTCAGTCTGCCTTTTTCGGACGCAAAAATGACAAGATCTGCCCCCACGAGACTGGAGCCTCAG GAACTTGCACGGTGCCCGGAATATTGCCCCTGGTGCGAAAGTCATGTGACAATCGCGTTTTTTGCTTCTTGTATGCCCACACTGAACAAGACCCCTGCCCTAGCATCTCTAAATATCTGGAAGTAGTTTACAGCTGTGAACAAGATG tgtgtgtgaggggactGGGAATTGAGGATGGCACTATCGCGAATTCACAGCTCTCTGCTTCGTCGTCGGAGAACGGACATGGTCCCGAGAAGGCCCGTCTAAACGGAGACTCCTGCTGGATGCCCTCAGCTTCTG CTAATTCCTGGTTCCAGGTGAATCTGGGCGAGGTCAAGAAGGTCACCGGAGTCGTAATCCAGGGATGCGCAGGTGCAGATCACTGGATAGAGACCTTCAGAATCCAGAGCAGTACCGATGGCATCCAGTGGACCAACTATGACGCTGATGGAGGA ATATACCCTGGAAGCATGGACAGAAACACTCCAGAGAAACATCTCTTTGGAACCCCTTTGGCTGTGCAGCATATACGGCTTCTGCCTTTGCAGTTTAACGGGCAGATCGGACTTCGCCTTGATATTCTGGGTTGCAAACCTGACT ATGCAGTCACCTGCGGCTCCAAGATCTCCTTCAGCTTCGCAAGCGATCGAAAGAC TGTGCACTGCCCTGCAGGGTGTGCGGTCGCACCTTATGACGTCTATGGGACGATGACATACCGCGGT GACTCTTCGGTTTGTGCTGCTGCTATTCATGCGGGGGTTATCCTGAATGAGAACGGCGGTGACTGTACTCTACTGAAGATGCCTGGACAGTCCCTCTACCCGGGATCAACCAGAAATGGCATCACCTCCAAGCA ATATGATGGACAGTTTTATACGTCTTTCCAGTTTGCAGATGGAG AGATGCGGTGCCCAGATCTTGACTGGTATGAATTTGGAGACTTCTGCTACAAGCCCTTCACTGACCAAAAAACATGGCATGCTGCCCGCACAAGCTGCCGAAAGCTGGGCGCCGACCTCGTATCCGTGCTGTCACTCAAGGAGCAGAGCTGGCTGGAGAGTTACCTCTTCATGG TCACCAGTGACATGTGGATTGGCTTGAATGATTTGGAAGTTCAGGGCTTTTTCACCTGGTCTGATCGTCATGAAGTTCTGTTCACATACTGGGCCCCCGGCGAACCCAACGACCATGCCGGCTTTAATGAGGACTGTGTCGAGATGCTACGTCAG AATGGCAGGTGGAATGATGTTCCATGCAcagaaataaatacatacatgtgCAAAATGCTGAAAAACCATTACCCAGCTTCGTCAATTCGCCCGACTATCTATGGCTGTCCAGCG ggctgggatgtTTATGGTTATTCCTGCTATTGGATGGAGGATTCCCCAAAGACATGGTCTGAGGCCAAGGCTTTCTGCGACGAGAAGGACAGCAAGCTGCTACACATCATGGACAT CTATGAACAGGCTCACTTCACAGTCACTATGGCCGGGTACACCGGATTTTGGTGGATTGGACTAAGAGCAAAAGGGAGCGATTTTGGCGGAGTGGATTATATATGGGATAATGGAGCACCTATGACGTTTTCCCACTGGGACCGGAACCAACCAG ATTCTGGAGACGGCACCTGTGTTGCCATGACAGCAGGCCCTGGAGGTGGTTTCTGGGATGACAAGGGCTGTTCAGAGTCCTTCTCATTTGTGTGCGAGAAAGCGCGCAATGGCATCTCTCCCCCCACCCGTGCCCCCACTCCACCCCCCACACAAGGATGTGAACCAGGCTGGACAGCTGAGCCTGCCTTCAGAAATTGTTACAAg CTCTTCGTGGTAGAATTTGCAAAGAAGAAGAGCTGGCAAGCAGCACGGGAGGACTGTGTGTCTCGGGGAGCAGAGCTTGTCAGTATTCATAGTGGGTATGAAGAGCAGTTCCTGTCTACATACTCCAAGGGCAAAACGAAGTGGATTGGCCTGCAGCGCAACGCCATAGATGGAG GTTACCAATGGAGCGATGGCAGTTCTGTCAGCCACACTAACTGGGGTCACGGGGAACCAAACGACCACGAGGGCCGGGAAGACTGTGTGGAGATGGTGACCACCAACAATGGCTCATCCTGGTGGAACGACCTCAACTGTGACGCGCATCAGGATTGGATCTGCATGATTCCCAAAGggaagaagcccatcacccCCCCAGAACCGCCTCCCCCCATTCCAG cACCGGAATGTGGCACCAACCCTGGCTGGAGAAAACATGAAGGCCTCTGTTACTATTACAATGACACAGACATCGTTGACTTCCACACCGCTATTTTGCGATGTTGGGCAGAAAAGTCATTACTTGCATCTATTAATAGCAAGGCAGAGCAGGAGTTTGTCAATACCATG GTGGGGACTGGTCAAGTGGCTTCAGCTTGGATTGGACTGAGGATGTTTGGAATCGCAGATGGGGAATACAT GTGGCTGGATGGTTCCCCTGTGACGTATGTCCACTGGGGACCAGGGGAGCCAAATAATGCTAATGGTGAGGAGGAGTGTGTGCAGATTAAAAGATACCCAG GTACCTGGAATGATGAGAACTGTGGAAGAGCTATGGCAGGGTATCTGTGTAAGAAGTACCCCGGAGATGTGCACACCATGCCCCCGCCCACCCAGCCCTGGACCGGGCACTGCCCACAAG GGTGGATGCTTTTCCGGAACAAATGTTACCTGTTTAAGGGAAACCATAAACATCAGAACGAATTCCAAGCCAACTGGACTTTTGCCCGGAACTGGTGCAGAACCCAGGGAGGAGACTTGGCTGTCATTGATGACCAGTATGAGAATG ACTTTGTATCTAGCTACATAATGGATATAATCCAGCCCGTTTGGATTGGCTTGTCTGACATACTACATGAAGGACAGTTTGCATGGAGTGATGGAAGCCCAGTGCGATACACAAACTGGGCTGAAAAAGAGCCAAACAATGGGGAAGAGGAG GAGCACTGCACTGCCATGACTCACAACCATCTGGTTACTGGGCGCTGGAACGACGATGGCTGCCATAGGACGAGGGGCTGGGTGTGTTACATGAAGAAAT CGAACAGCATCCCTGAACCGCCTCCAACACACAGCCCCTGCCCAGCAGGCTACACGTCATGGTATAAGAACTGCTACAAGCTGGTGGAGGAACGAAAGACATGGGAGGAAGCGCAGGCGCTCTGCGCGCAGGAAAAAGGCAACCTGGCCAGCATCGACCACAGCTACGAACAGGCGTTCATCGCTGGTGCAGTTCTGCAGGGAAAATCGGATGCCTGGATTGGACTCCGGCGTAAC GAAGACGGCTCGTACAAATGGTCAGACAGCTGGCCGGTGTTCTTCACTCACTGGGGTCCTGGTGAACCAAGCAACCATAAGGATGAGGGTTGTGTGAGTATGCACAGCAGCATGCATCTCCACGGAGTATGGAATGACACGTCATGCACCACCACCAAACACTTTATCTGCAAAATAACTTCAG AAAAACCACCCGCAACTCCAGCTCCTGGTGACGGAAAATGTCGCCCCGAGTGGTGGCCCTATGGGCGctattgttactttgtttacaaTGGGAAGCAGGGCTATTCGTGGCCTGAGTCAAGGCACTACTGTCAGCTAGCAAAGGCAGAGCTGACATCCCTGCATAGTAGGGCAGAGGTAGAGTTCCTGAGGAACATCAACTACACCAAGTACCATAATGTTTGGATTGGACTGACGAGAGACAAATCTT TTGGCTGGGCTTGGACAGACCTCTCATCTGTGGGGTTCCTGAACTGGGCACCGGGAGAGCCTAATCTAGCCTTCCATCCTGGTGATGTGGGAACTGAAGATTGTGTGGAGATGTATCCTGATGGGAAATGGAATGACAACAACTGCATGCAGAAGCGAGGATTTGCCTGTCGTCACCGCCAGT ACTATACAACAGATGACGGTGGAATAGTTATTCCTACAGACTCTTCAGGATCCGGCAA TTTGTACATCTGTCGTTACCCACCCAATCATCCAGATGGAGCCATTGTAGGAGCAGTCATTGGTGCCCTGATTTTGATCGGCTTGATTTTTGGAATCATATACTATGTTTTTTATGTGCGAGGTGTTAAACTGAGTGGCATAAGTTTTCCGACCATTTCACCAAGGAACACTGATGCG GTGAATTTTTCCAACCCTAACTTTGGAGGGACGTCCGAATCATGA
- the klhl8 gene encoding kelch-like protein 8 produces the protein MAPGDMVPEHGKQHKPREKRQTRSSESECEADGSFIFEANEAWKEFHNSLRQFYAAGELCDVTLKVGSKLIPCHKLVLACVIPYFRAMFLSKMAEAKQELIEIRDFDGDAIQDLVDFAYSSRLTLTVDNVQPLLYAACILQVELVARACCEYMKAHFQPSNCLAVRTFAESHNRVDLMGMADRYACEHFCEVVECDDFPCVSPQHLCTLLSSSDLNIQSETQVYNAAVKWLKANPQHHDTWLDQILAQVRLPLLPVTFLTGTVAKEEMIRSNLKCRDLLDEARNYHLHLSNQAVPDFEYSLRTTPRKHTAGVLFCVGGRGGSGDPFRSIECYSITKNCWFFGPEMNSRRRHVGVISVGGKVYAVGGHDGNEHLGNMEVFDPLTNKWMMKASMNTKRRGIALAALGGPIYAIGGLDDNSCFNDVERYDVDADRWSAVAPMNTPRGGVGSVALGSHVYAVGGNDGVASLSSVERFDPHLNKWTEVKEMGQRRAGNGVSELNGCLYVVGGFDDNSPLSSVECFDPRMHRWDYVSELTTPRGGVGVATVMGRVFAVGGHNGNIYLNTVEAYDPRMNRWELVGSVSHCRAGSGVAVCAAHISQIRDVGQGSSNVVDCM, from the exons ATGGCACCAGGGGACATGGTCCCGGAGCATGGCAAGCAGCATAAGCCCAGGGAGAAGCGGCAGACCAGGAGCTCAGAGAGCGAATGCGAGGCCGACGGATCCTTCATCTTCGAAGCCAATGAGGCCTGGAAGGAGTTCCACAACTCGCTTCGGCAGTTTTACGCGGCGGGAGAGCTCTGTGACGTTACACTGAAG GTGGGCAGCAAACTAATACCATGCCACAAGCTAGTGCTGGCTTGCGTGATTCCCTACTTCAGGGCCATGTTCTTGTCGAAGATGGCCGAGGCCAAGCAGGAGCTTATTGAGATCCGGGACTTTGATGGGGATGCCATTCAGGACCTTGTGGACTTTGCCTATTCATCACGTTTGACGTTGACGGTCGACAACGTGCAGCCGCTGCTGTACGCGGCGTGCATCCTGCAGGTGGAGCTGGTTGCACGGGCCTGCTGCGAGTACATGAAGGCGCACTTCCAGCCCTCCAACTGCCTGGCGGTGCGCACCTTTGCGGAGAGTCACAACCGTGTGGACTTGATGGGCATGGCGGACCGTTACGCGTGCGAGCACTTCTGCGAGGTCGTGGAGTGTGACGACTTCCCCTGCGTCTCGCCACAGCATCTGTGCACTCTGCTCTCTTCCAGCGACCTCAACATCCAGTCGGAGACCCAGGTCTATAATGCTGCTGTGAAATGGCTGAAAGCCAACCCACAGCATCACGACACCTGGCTAGACCAGATCTTAGCCCAG GTGCGTCTTccgctgctgcctgtgaccttcctGACGGGAACTGTGGCCAAAGAGGAGATGATCAGATCGAACTTGAAATGCCGCGATCTGCTGGACGAGGCTAGAAACTACCACCTGCATCTGAGCAACCAGGCCGTGCCTGACTTTGAATACTCTCTCCGCACTACGCCCAGGAAACACACAGCAG GTGTGCTCTTCTGCGTGGGGGGTCGAGGTGGCTCTGGAGACCCCTTTCGTAGCATTGAGTGTTACTCCATCACCAAGAACTGTTGGTTCTTTGGGCCGGAGATGAACAGCCGGCGTCGTCATGTCGGTGTCATTTCTGTAGGAG GAAAGGTTTACGCTGTTGGAGGTCATGATGGAAATGAGCACTTGGGTAACATGGAAGTGTTTGACCCACTTACCAACAAATGGATGATGAAAGCATCCATGAACACAAAAAG GAGGGGAATTGCCCTTGCTGCTCTGGGGGGTCCCATCTATGCCATCGGTGGCCTGGATGACAATTCGTGTTTCAACGACGTTGAGCGCTATGACGTTGATGCGGATCGATGGAGTGCAGTGGCCCCCATGAACACCCCCCGTGGAGGGGTGGGCTCTGTAGCCCTGGGG AGCCATGTATACGCAGTGGGAGGCAATGATGGCGTAGCTTCACTCTCCAGTGTGGAGAGGTTCGACCCCCATTTGAACAAGTGGACAGAGGTGAAGGAGATGGGTCAGAGGCGCGCGGGGAACGGTGTCAGCGAGCTCAACGGCTGCCTCTATGTCGTGG GGGGTTTTGACGATAACTCTCCTTTGAGTTCGGTGGAGTGCTTCGACCCTCGAATGCATCGCTGGGATTATGTGTCTGAGCTGACCACCCCCCGAGGCGGTGTTGGTGTGGCCACAGTCATGGGCCGTGTCTTTGCAGTAGGGGGACACAACGGCAACATTTACCTCAACACTGTGGAGGCCTATGACCCACGCATGAACAG ATGGGAGCTGGTGGGATCTGTGTCACACTGCCGTGCCGGTTCTGGGGTAGCCGTGTGCGCTGCTCACATCAGCCAGATTCGGGATGTCGGCCAGGGTTCCAGCAATGTGGTGGactgcatgtga